The Corvus moneduloides isolate bCorMon1 chromosome 1, bCorMon1.pri, whole genome shotgun sequence nucleotide sequence ACGGCAAAGACACATCAGAAGAGGAGACACAGACACATCAGAAGATAGAGACAAaacctctcttttcctctttgtgaTGCAGTAAAGGAGCTCGATGCATTACCAGCAGCCTCACATGACTGTTAGTCAATACGTGCATAATATATATTCACGCACACAGCCTTTGTCTTGacacaaaggaagaagaaagcaagaaaatgaaagtgtcCCTGAAAAGGTTTTCCAGGAAGGTTTTCAGAGAGCTCAGGCCATAAGACTAGTATTGCAGATAACACAGTAGTATCACCACCTCATATTTTTGGCCTAACATCTGTCTAGACTGACTATACATTTATTGGTAAGATTTGTACATAGCCCACTCTCAGTATTTGCCATtcctctttgtttcctttgattCAAACATTTTTGAATGCTTGAGAAGTTTTTTTGGCTGTCTTTTTTAATGACCAACCACCAAATGATACTGTGATCTTGTGGAGGataaaaagggaaggaatttaaagtgcactttattttttataatgcCTTACACATTAGCTTCGTGAGAGATACACCACAATGATAACCCTTATGTAGTCAACACCCTATGTATTTcttatattatttaaatttattattttcaccTGGTAGAGAGAAGATTGAGACGGATTTGGAAAATTGCATTACTCTCAAATCAAGTGCACTTAGGAGGGAGTTAATGACTTCTGGCTTAGAGAGTACAAACGCTGCAACAGACAAAATGTACTATACCACCAGAACTATCTGAACATATGTGTTGGCAAAAGTATATTTAGGAAACTATTGTCTTTCCTAGAGGATTCTAGTTGCTTTAGAAAAGAGGCTTAGATATGAAGTTTGCAAAAGATTTTGTAGGATTTACTTACACAGCAAGAATTTTTGGCATAGTGTTTGCAATACAGAttgaaggtaatttttttccccagtataTACATCTAAGCTGTGAGTTCTACTGCAAATGCAGTTATACTAAACAAGAATTATTTCTCCTTAGAGGAACACTACCTATTTCACCTTCTACTATTTGTCATGTAGACATGAACTGTGTTTAAATCCTCGGACTTCGGTCACACTGCCAGTACAAAAGCAGCTTTGTCTGCAAACCTATCAATTGTAGACAGTCACATGCAAATAATCCTCGGCCATCCAGTTACTGCTTGATTAAAAAGATCTTTAGTTAGTGGTCTAATGGCTCACTCAGTGCTCTTCACTCTCCAACAACCAACTACTTATCCCTGGTCTTCTTTTGTATGAGAAAGGAAAGCACCAGCCCAAAATGTCGTGTTTATTGTATATATTTCATTCTGCTACTGATCGCAAAAATCATTCAGCAAATGATCCACTACATTTTTAAGGATTTTACCATACTAGTGAGACTACAGATTGTGTTTTGCTTATGGAAACTCTACTAATGTTTTCAGTGCAAATTATAaaattgtggatttttttttaaaggcagatgTTCATCAGAACATTATGATATGTCCTCTTAAACAGCTACCCTgatgcaaacagcagcaaaggaaacGTTAAAATTTTAACCAGATATAGAATTACCTTTTTAGCTTTTAGGGCTTTAAAGCCTGCTGTGAAATGCACGTGGCACTCTCTCCTCAGTAGGAGGTAAGAAACTCAGAAAACATACATTCAAATCCTATTTGGTAACCCAGCATCTTTTTCTTAGGCAAGCTTGCCGTCTAAAAATTGGGACCTTCTTCTCTTGTTCTTAATCTAATAGCTTGATATCTCTTTTATGTTCTCCTTTTTATGTTTACTTATCTCCTAAGAGTAGTTAGCTGCTTTAACTTTGCAGAAAGAGTCAACATGATTCTCAAGAAAAGGTCCCAAAACTGCAGAAGAGTTATGAGAAATGCTACAAAAATTCAAATGCTATATAATACCTTTGCTATCCAGTTTTAGTTCTGCTTCTAGGAAGACTAAATCTAACCTGACTTAAAGCATGTAGTCCTGTACTTATGACTACTAAATTTCAATATGTAAGCACTACTGTCTGTAATCAGAAGCCTATCAGATTCCAAGCCAGACGCTCTCCTGGAATTACTTTGATTTACTAAACTAATTGATTTACCAATGTCccaattaaagcagaaaaaaaaaaaaaaagtgtattaaaGTGGTAAGTACTATATGGTGTAGCAGAAtataaaatttgtttcttcatCTGTTACTTAGTGCATTTAACAAATAAATCTACTGAGTAATAACCATTCCAATAGCAATGTTGATAAAACAAGCTAAGACAATAATTTTCTACTCCACTGCCTCCACTCCTTTTGAGATTTGTGTATTGACAGCAGAACATAAATTACTCTCCCCTTTGTTTTAAGCAACAGATCTTCTCCAATTTTAGAAGCTAATATCGAGTGAAGGAAAACAGGACACAAACTTGACCCAAACCCATTTCAAAAAAGTTTGGAACAGCCTCACTTGTTGCCACCCTTAAGGCCAAATATGAATCCATTATATTAAAGTAAATACTATGCATTATTTTCCCCTTATTGTTGGAGCCCATTTTCAAAGTCTCAGCCATTTCAAATAAACGTATAGAAGATCTGATAAAGTATGGCAGAGCATGCCTTTTACTTAAGTAAGTGGGCATTAGCTGCAATGAAAGCCCAGGCATATGCTTACCTTTACATAATACTGCAACCCCAACAACTTTAACAAAACCTCTTCTACAGGTAACATAAATACATCTGTTGTGATCAGGGCTTTGTTATTGCTATTACCTAAACTAACTCTGGGTCCCATGTATATCCAGTGCAGCAGAGTACTTTGGATTCCTAATATAACATTTGGAAAAGGTGAACACTTGGTAAACTGTTTTGCTTTCTACTTCCATTTTCCATCCTTAACAAGGATCACTCCTATGtctttgctattaaaaaaacccaaaccataaATCAAACATCCTACTAATCTAGGCCAGTCAGAGGTTGGGTTAATTTTGGTGAGATGTCCATAAGCTTCCCTACTCCCTGGAACTTTCTAAAATCATTATCTGCTCTAAACATTTGATACCAGTGGCAAGCAGCTATTTAAAGCTAATTTCCAAATCCCATCTTATTACTGTAGAACCAGGAGAGCTTCCAGAGACGTTTCCTTCTAGAAAGGCCTTGGGCCACTGGTGATCAGACAGAAAGTTGGTATTCAGCACAGGTGGTCACAGGATAGAAACAGATTACTCTAGAACAGCTATATAACATCGGTTCatgaagacattaaaaagaGAGCTACAGCTTTTGCCTCGAAGTGAGTTAAAGCCTCTACAAAAATGCAGCATTCTCAAATCTTCCACAAGCCAAGTGCAAGTTCTTGTCAAAAtggcaagagctgctgctgctatcaCATGCACTTAACAGCAACTTTCAGCACAACAAGGCCACAAGCGATAGTCCCAACCTAACTGCCCCCCAAAAAGACAAGCCTCGGTATCCTCAATCCTTTGTCTTCTGAGACAAAGGCGCCATGTGGTGCAGGAGGGGACGAGCGTGAGTGAACAGAGCGGGTGTGGCCTCTTCCGTCCCAGCCCCCAATGGGGCTATTTAAGGAGAACGGGAATACCTCAGAGCTGCCTTTATCGACGTCCGTAACTCCATTTTGCGTTCAAAGGAAATCAACTGTCTGCACTTAGTTTTTCTCAAAAAGCTTCGTATTGGTTTAGTTTTAAAagccttatttattttttaagtgcgTGAGCGCAACCTCAGGTCCGGTGAACGATGGTGAGTGAACGTGGAAGGGCAGCTATGCTGGGGAGGTGGGAAGTAGGCTGGTGTAGGGCGTTTGAACACCGAGCTGCCGGTGGGGCTTCTGCTGGGTGATGTAGTGCCTTGGTGAGACTCCCCGCGGGCAGCGGAGTGGAGTAGTAACTTCTTTAGGTTGTTCTTGGGGTGAGAAATGGGAATGCTCACAGCCCGGAGTAGTGCCGCCTTGTAACGCGGTGAGGCGGCTGAACCCCTGAGGGCTGCTAGCATTTTAAGTATTACGAAGGGTTTTCAAGTCTTACGAGGCGAGCGGTTAAGGTCAGGGAGGGACTACCGCAATTGAAAGGCCGGGGACTTGTGGAGGGGAACCTGTGGCTCGTAGCCGTCGGCGTTACGGTCTGGTGAAAGCTTGGCGACGGAAGACGCTTCACACCCCTGAGCCGCCATTTCGTGACGGCGCTAACATGGCGCCGTTCCGCACGGCCGGGGAGCGCTCCTCCGCCTGCCCGTGGCGGGGGTACCCGCTGAGCCCGCAGTGCGGCAGGCGGGGGCTTGCGCGCAGTTTCCGTTGCCCTGAGCGCCAAACCCGCCTGCTCATGCGCCGTCGGCGCGGGGCAGCCGAGGTGTGAGGGCGTAAAATGGCGGCCGTTGGCGGCGGCGCCGCGCGCGGGACCCCACGAGCGGCGCCCAGCTCACCCCAAGTTCCCCGGCCCGGCGTCCCTCACCCCCCGCCAGAGCGAAGGCCCGGCGGGCGCCGCGCAGGCAGCGGGAGCTGCGGGCTCCTGAGCTCGCACCAACATGCTGCttgctgtttgttctttttatttgagaaaataaaaaaatttgtgACTATAGCGCTGACGCTTCAAACACTGTACGTGTAAGGTggtgggctttttgtttgtctaggttattaaattatttttttttatacaggAAAAGTTGTGCCTCGTAAGTGCGTAGcgtgcagtgctgggctgagggCTCCACTTAGTGCCCAGCGGGAAGGCTGCGGCGCCAGCCGTGTTCTTCTCTCAGGCAGCGGCGCCGTCACGAAGACCGCCCTCAGCGCCCGCGCCGCGGGACGTGGGTCACGGGGTTCAAATGTTtcaactgaataaaaaaaaaaacaaaaaaacgCTTGCTTTAAACAAAGAATGTGTTGAAGCCGGGGAGAAGACACAGAAATCGTGGGCTTGTGTGGCCAAGAAAAAGGGGTTTTCGTTTCCTCGATGAGCATAAAACTGAGTGATGTTTGTAGTAACACTTGGGTTGGTGGGTAGGTAGGTATTTCCTCCAGCTGGCCCAACGATCAtccttttccaccttttcttttgctgaaagtCTGTAGCTAGTCTCACAACTACTGTAAGGAGAACCACAATATATGAGTTTTCCGGGATCAATTTAAACTTCATGCTTGCAGGAATAATAGATAGCAAACAGATTAATTTCGTTTTATGAcgagagaagaaaaagcacctATTAATTCAGGTaagctgaaaaactgaataAACCCTAATATTCCTGACATCTAGAAATTTGATTTCAAAGCGACTTCATGAGATAAGGCAAATCAGACTCCTTTTAGAGTAATATTAAAGGCTTGAGTCACTTTAGCTGATGATATAATTCTGGTGTAGCCAATTCATCACTGGCAGGATTTCCCACTTGAAAACTTGAGGTGGTTTAGGCTTTGGACAATGATTCAGCAGCAGTGTGAGTTCTTTGCGCATAGGGTATGTACAAGAACAGTCATTTATGTAGTGCTATGTTGataaaattatttgggtttAGATACgacagtaatttttttgaatTGGAAAAGGTTTTGCATTGCAGTACTGAAAACTTGAAAAGTGGCTTTggagagaggttttttttttgttgggtgttttttggtttttttttttttttttttttttgttctaggAGACTAACTACTGTGcgtttttcatctccttttcaAGTTCTAGGAAATACATGTATTAATAAATCTTATTTCTGATGTTGAACATCTTGCCAGAATGCCTAAGTAGtctgtttattctttctttcaggtACTTAATGTGTAAGAGTGTTAAATAAGTgaattttcttagaaaattcCGCATCATTAGCATGAGACGTGAACACTGCACTTCCATGGCAGCCAAGGCCATGTGTGACAGGTGTAGCAGCAGTATCTGTGCTACCAGATTCCTTGTGCTGGTTCTGGCACTTGCTGGGTGCCTCTGCTGAGAGCTCTTTCCTGTTCTACGCTGCCAGGGAGCTTGCACAGCAGAGTGAATACTTCTAGCTTGGTTTGCTGAAACatccagaaagaaagaagtagaagcAACAGTTAGGTTAGCTTGAGGGTGCTGTGGAGTTGCCATCTCAGATTTCAGTTCGAATGCCCTTTAGCTGTGTATGCAGCCAAACAATAGCAGAATATCAGGTGGGTGAAAAACTGCTCACTTCATGTTGATCTTCCTGCCAGATTTTGTAGAGCCAGTTTAATTTGAACTGAAAAGTGTTAGAACCTCTTGTACAAGAGGAGGTGCAGCAAGAGAGATGGGGTAAACCCTGGTAGTAGCAACATTAGTCACAAAATTTGATACAGTCTGGCAGGGCTACTTAAAAGTAGTCTAGACTAGGTctagatttaaatttttaaaacttcttggaataattacttcatttttttttctcaatgaaTGATCCATTTGTGCTGTTAAAATTCCTTGTCCCAGCCTGTATCTGTACGAAGCTGCAGACATTATGATATCTTAAAAGTGTAATTTAGTTGActaaaataagtatttctgtttaaattttttagGCAGCCCATGTGGAGACCCAGTGTTCGAGCGCCACGGAGGGCGGCACCTATTCGGCAACAGTCAGTCAGGGCTATGTTTtaccagaaggaaaaatcatGCCAAACACAGTCTTTGTTGGTGGAATTGACATAAAGGTATTTATATACTTGTAATTGTTTAAAATGGGTGTAGGGTActtcagtggaaaagaaatgggaattttaaCTCCTGTTttggtgtggatttttttacttgtttgtggtgggtttttttttttttggtttggtgggtttttttccatgtgtgcATTTGCCAATCTTGAAGGTGTTGAATTGTCATGGGAGATCTGGAATATGTCTTCCAAAACAAACCTTTAGTTCTTAAGGTAGTGGAAAATGGGTTTTAAAAATGGTACTGTCCGTTTTAAATCAGTTCTAAGCAGTTGAACATGTTTGAAGATGTTTCAgaccttgttttcttttagatgAACGAAGCAGAAATTCGGAGTGTCTTTGAACAATATGGTACTGTGAAGGAGGTCAAAGTCATCACTGACAGAACTGGTGTTTCAAAGGGGTGAGTAAAATGAGTAGTTGTTTTAAGTTGCTGCTTACGGGGACATCATTCTGTAGTAGGTGATACGAGCAGATACTTAGCAACACACTTGACATGCTTAAGCCTTAATACTAGCTACAGTTTTCTGTTGTGGTGAGTTAACACTGTGAAACCAGTAAATCTGTACTGCCCCTGACTAAATCTGTATAATCTTATGAAGAATAGTATGAATTTTCTGACTTCAGTCTCACCCTTCAGGGAAAAGAACCTCTTTGTCACTTAACCATTGGAAACCTAACTTGTGTTATGCTTACCCAACCAGTTCTTTTGTAAGACTCTCCTGATGGCTAGAGTAGTTAAAAATCTGGAGACAATTCAGGATGGTTAAGAGAATTAAAATGGTTTATTCAGTGCAGTGAGTCTGCACTCTCCTGACACTTGGGAATAAGTTCTAGAGTAAAACAGCCCAAACTTGTTTGGGTGAAGAGTGAAACTAAGTATGTGAACAAAGTTGAAATAAGGGAAATTCCCTTTGGATATATAGAAAAGTTCTGGATTACTGTGGTGAAACCTGTAAATAAGAAGATGAAGGATCTTACCCTGAGTTCTGGGGAAGCCATCCCAGTTTTGAGGTTATCCCTCCTTATGAGAAGGATACTGTATCTTCttaaggtgccttccagcccAGTTTTTTTAAGGTTCTATGCATAGAtcctaaaatgttttttttcttcagcatgtATAGCAATGGAAGAGCTGgaagtaaaatgcattttctcatATCCCTTGCTAGTCCTCAAAGTGAACCCTACTGTGCAGTTAGCCAGTGTATGTTAGGAGTATTGGTAATGAATTGACTTATTCCATTAATGGGATACAATTGTAACTATAATGCTCTGAAATGATCTTAATTGTATAGAGCAGATAAATTAGGGAGGGagtgaaataaattgaaaaacCTCTTCAAGAATTGCTTCCCTCACTAGTGTCACTCTTCCTATAATGCCTGCTTTCATCCAGACCTCTGTAGCAAATACAAAATTTGATAAGTCAAAATCTTAATTAATCTTACTTAATCTTTTAGCTTTCTAAGTTGCTAGTGCCAACAGCACTACCTGTTTTGAGtagttaaaatggaaaaatagcccttatttttatttcatattattcTAAAATCTggcatttggtttctttcatcTGGTCCAGTAGTAGATACAGCTAGTTAGCAGTAAATAGATTTTTATGCTGAATCATAAACTAATGTCCTAGTTGATAATTTTTATGTGCCATAGAGTGTACTTGGCACTTTGTTAACTGGTCTTGTTCAAAAGAATTTGGCTAACAATCAAGTGCAACTGATGACTGAACAGTCTGTTCTTCCGTTTTAGGTATGGATTTGTGTCTTTCCTTGACAATGTGGATGTTCAAAAGATAGTTGAGGTAAGCTCTTCGTCTAAATTATCCAAAGAAGTTGATGTATGAAGATTAGAGACAAATTTGGGGAAGCCAAGTTATGTACCCTGTAGAGTAAGTTGGGACACACAAAGTCTAGGGCTGCCCAAAAAGTAAACTTGCTAAAATGTATACTGGTGGTAAAATCTTTATGTATTTGcttaagtaagaaaaaaaattagttttcaggTAATTAGTTGTTAGCCTGGTGATCTTGAACATCTCATGTCATTCTGTTCCTGATTTGCTCTCATTTATTTATGTGCTTGAAAGCCTTGAGTGTGTTTGGCTGCTTGCTTTTTATAGTGGATGGTTGTCATAGAACCCTTGTGCTTATAGCAGAAATGCAGACATTTAGTTATTGGGATGTCTTGGTTTAAGGTAATTCAAGTGGGATACTCTATAATGAGTAATCTCCCCTTTAGGTTAACCAATCCCTTTCCACCaataaggagaaataaatatggatggatataagtgaaaaaataagtttCCTAATAAAGAGGTAAATagcaacaggcaaaaaaataacaataatagtCACCAGTTACAAAGTTGCTGAAATTGCTTGGACTCtctgggaacaaagagaaattttaaaatggtgGAGTGACACCTCCCCCGAAATGGTGGCCTCTACAGCTGGAGTGTGGCTCCAAAGACTAAGGGAAGATGGTGACAGCCCTCTCCCCCCTTCTTATCTCTCCATTTGCAAATGCAGCTGGCACAGTCCGGCAGCTGGTACTTGGCCAAGGGCTAGAACTCATGGAGGGGTTTACCTTCCTCTTGGCAGCAGACAGTCAAGCAAGGCAGCTGGGCTAGGTGCCTTCGCTTCTGCAGGGCCACTCCATGGTGGCTGCAGACAGGCAGTCATGGAATTCACCTTGAGCCAGTCCAAGATGCAAGCGAGAAACAAAAGAGGGggtgaaaaaacccccagagcAGGGcctctgccttgagcaaagaccATGAGGCAAGAGAGAGCGCTCTCCCTGTTTGCTCTGATTTCTTAAAAGGCTGGGGCGctcaccctgctctgccccatgGTTCTGTTTTCTGGCTCCAGTGTCTTTAGAGACAGTAACAATTTTGGGCACAGATAGATGAAATACAATAACATTTTGGGTTATCCGGGGCATGGGAATAACAGTATCATGGAAGACAGTAGTAGTTGTTTACTTTATGTCTCAGTAGTTGAAATATGTTTCTCTTGCAGTATTTCTGCATTTGGATGCTACCTGGAGTGCAAGTATTTTTTAAGCCTCTTAGACTATGCTGCAGCTGTTCCCATGTCATCATATGGTCTTCCTATAGCTAACACAGGAGATGAAAGGGTAGAACTGTTACAGCCCTTCTGGTCTTGGGAGTTTGGTGTCagagaaattttaaatcttCGTGCTTATAATGAGATCAGTTACTTGGTTTTGATAGACTTGAGCAGGTCACAAACCACTgacaaagcttttatttttcccctctttctcccCAGACCGAATACAGTAACTGTGAAAATAACATGTATTGAAATACTTGCCTCTTTGAAGTCTTTGCCTCAGAAAACTCCTGTGTCTCTGGAGGATGAGCAGTCTCTCGTTTGGTTCTGAGGCTTAGATAGGGAAGTAGATCAGATAGATGTGCCAGTTACAAATGTAGTGTTCTGTGATGTGCAGATGTGTTTACTGGCCATCCAGCTCCAAAAGTGGGAAGAGAACGTGTTTGAATAAAGGGGAGAGTAGTAAAACCCCAGCAGGAGGTTCTTGATTCTCACCAAAAAATTTTAAGAGCTTGCTGTTCTTTAATGGCATGATGACAAAAATATATAGTGGCTGCTGTACTGAGCAACAGACTTCATCTGAgaacacctttttctttttactagGGATTACATTTATTATGCTATGTCAGTGTGGATTGCTTGCTCTGAGGTAACAATTCCTGTGGAGACCTCTTAAATAGCACTGACATTTCAGCCATGTACATTGCTGATTTTCTGCATGTGTTTCTTCAAAACTGGAGCCTGCAGTGTTCCTCTATTAATATAGTACTCACTGATGTGACTTCGTATACCAGAGGTGTCTTGGAAGACCCAGAGGCATGtggttgattttctttttcagtgcaCATTTCAGGTCTGCAGGCAGTACAAATTACTGCCATGTCAGGAAGAAACACGTTCAGATAAAAATCATCTTGAAAACCTGTTGGCTTTTGGAGGGGatggaagaaaggaggaaattaCCATTGGTGGTGTGGAGCTCAAATTGTTAAGGAAAGATTACCTCACTAAATCACTTCTGGCCTTATCTGCACTGAGTGGTCACAGTGTTTTCTGTAAATGAATGACATAGAGCCTCTCTGTGGCTAAAATTACTCTTGGTGCCTGTGTTCATCTGCCTGGCTTTGTAGCCATGTTCAGCctgacagtatttttcttctgctttaagTCTGTAACTGCACTCTGGTCTGTTTGCAGTTCAGTACAGAAAGCTGTCTTCTGGTTTGAGGGGAGGCCTGTCTCCTAGGAGTTCTCATTGTTGAGGTGGGAAAAGTGGTTGTGTGATATTGGGCATAACAGGATTGCaggattaatttaaaaatgcccaAAATCAACCAACCAGAAGATACCTTcccctgaaggaaaaaaaaagaatcaaaaaccAATCCACCTGTCAAACTAGTCTGGGTATTGCACCTTTTTTTTGCCCCCATATATCTCTTGAATCATCTTCTCATACTGATAGAAATTAGAACAAACAAGATGCTTTTATATCAttatatttttgcttatttttgcagGCAGCAATAAAGTTGCTTTTGTCCAAAGCACTCCTTTTAGTAGAAATAGGAGAAAATTGCAAAAccatgtattttcttctgaagcagGCACTTTTCTAGAGTCACGCATGATGGAGAATCTGGACAAACTGCATCCAATACTGACTTTAATGCGTGGCACTAAAATTGTGGTAACAGGGCTAAACCAAAAATCTAGAAACCTTAAGACTGTGGTCATTCTGTCAATACTCTCATTGAGCCAAGAATAGTTGAAAGTTGTGTATAAAACTGCAGGGCCGACAGTCTCTGATACATAGTTGCAAACTCGTAGTAGTGCATGTTGCTGCTAGGGCAAGTGATACATAATTTTGGAGAGTCGGTGAGTAAGCAGATGGCTGAGCTGAGGGTGCTGCAGGACATCAGAGATAAGAGGCTTACGGTGTTGAGGGAGAAGGCTGGAGGCTGTTGAGCCTTTATGGGAGTTGATGTACTGTGGTGTAGAAGCAGAGTCCAGTCTCTTTAAAACCTCTTGAACCACTCACCTTGCTGATTCCCAGCTTACAGAGAATAACTTGTCTTTCAGTCACAAATCAACTTCCATGGTAAAAAGCTGAAACTGGGGCCAGCaatcagaaaacaacaaaactcaAGTAAGTATATCTAAATAAATTTGTTCATATTGCAGGCattataacaattttttttcttaattatacATCAGTGTCCTTGCAAATACTTCTTTATCTGATGCAATATGTACATTTCAGTGAAACCCTGGTTCTGACTTCTATGACCTCACATGTATGATACTGTTTTAATAATAAAGACTCAGGTTGGTAGCACAATACAATATAGTTGATATTGAGTTAAGTTTTAGAGTCAAAACCCTTAAAGTTTTTTCAGCTTGAACTCAGATTCCTAATGAAACACATGTAGTAATGTCTTAATACTCTTTTTTTATCTGCTTCAAAACAAGATTCCTGTGTGCAGCCCAGACAATTAGTTCTTGGTCCTCCCCCACCACAGTTTCAGAGTGTGTGGGGTAATCAGACTGTGGAGACATACGTGCAGCCTCCAGCCGTAATGAACCCTGTAACACCCTATGTTCAGGTAAGACTGCACGTGGCGCTGATTTTGAATcacaattaaaaatttttgaagaTGTAAGCATGTACAACTTCTGGAGTATGTATTGAGATTCCAATCTGATCTTGTCAGTTCTCATATTACCTTCCCCAGTAAGAAGCACCCAACTTCAAACCACTTCAAAGGAATGCCAGGATCCTTGAAAAATTGATTCAGTGATATTAACTCTTTATAAAACAAGAGGAAGATAACCTTTGAGAATGAGAACTGTTGAAAGTGGAGGGAAGATTGAGTTATTTAGTTGTTCTTAAGTGATCTTATTGCCTGTCATAGATGCACTTCACAAATGAAGATATTTAATGTATTGCTCTCCTGCTTCAGAATAAgctacaaaatttaaaatgtattcttGTAAAGTTAGTGTGGGATCAGATGTTCTCTGGTACCTTTCTGTCCTGCTAGCCAAACATATCCTTGGTTTTGAACTGCTGTTGTGTTATAAGAACACTGTTACAGCATCTGTTGTTCATAGCTGTGACCAGCACTGTATTGCCTGCAGGACATCACTGTACTGGTACTTCAGATAAGCATTTCTACTGAGGTGTGGGTACAGTGCTTCTGGCCTGCATATGAGTCCCATGCTGTGAATGGACCAGATTAGACTCTCTTGCTGCATTAGCTTGTAGGATATGGCAGTGCAATGGGGCAGTACTGACTACAAACTGAGCctgttttgtgtattttaagcaaagaggaagagcagacttGCTGCAAGGCAGAGAGCTTGATGATATTATTCTTGCTGATTCTCtttaagtttttaatttaaggGAATTATTTCTCCTAAATGTTGGAATGTGTCTTTAATTATTCTCTGAAGAATCTCAGAAGGTTCCAGGTTAACACTGTCAGGGTACTTACAGGGAAGGAATACAGGAAATGGTCTTAATTGCAGTACTTGGCTTCCTTTGCCTCCTAGAAA carries:
- the DAZL gene encoding deleted in azoospermia-like, translated to MAAHVETQCSSATEGGTYSATVSQGYVLPEGKIMPNTVFVGGIDIKMNEAEIRSVFEQYGTVKEVKVITDRTGVSKGYGFVSFLDNVDVQKIVESQINFHGKKLKLGPAIRKQQNSNSCVQPRQLVLGPPPPQFQSVWGNQTVETYVQPPAVMNPVTPYVQPYQYSSSPTVLLKQQVPIGCQPAYNYQAQPQWLAGEQRNYVMPPPPVYTSVNYHGTEDPGFIQMECAVPELLPLPNSPQKKSVDRGMQTVLSCMSSPENQLINDFASQDNNVKESKTYHFRRGRTVHKNV